DNA sequence from the Candidatus Schekmanbacteria bacterium genome:
GCAAATTAGCAATTAAATTTCATCCAGATAAAAACAATGGGAGCAAAAAATACATTAATCGCTTTCTTGAAGTAGCCGCTGCTTACGAAGTTTTAAGCGATGCGAAAAAGAGAAAGGAATACAATGCGCTTCTTCTTTCTTCAAAAGGCAATATTTCAAATGATGTCTTTGAAGTATATAAAAGGAGTTTCAATGGTTTCAGCTCTCTCTTTAATGACATCTACAATGATTTCGTAGGATTTTATAATAAAAAGGATATTTTAAAAAAGAAGAAGGGCGGAGACATCAAATTAACCACTGACATTACTCTTCACCAAGCGGCTTTTGGCACCAAAAAAACCATTGAATATGATGCTTTTCGTAAATGCACTCTCTGCAACGGCAGTGGAGCTATATATGAAAAGGATAAATCCCTTTGCCCTTCGTGCGCAGGTGTAGGAATTATTGAATATGAGCATGGCTTTTTCAAAGTACAGAGGATTTGTCGGGAATGTGAAGGCGATGGATTCATCATAAAGAATCCATGCCACAATTGTAACGGAGATGGTCGTGTTAAAAAGAAAATCAAGAAAACCTTTAAGATTCCACCAGGAATAGAATCAAAAAGCAGCTTAAGAATTTCTAATAAAGGAAATGTTGGAATAAGAGGAGGAAAAGCAGGCGACTTATATCTCTATATAAATGTTTTAGAGCATGAGTTCTTTAAACGCAATGGCAACGACATTAATTGTGAAGTACCTATTTCATTTACTAAAGCGGCCCTAGGTGGTGTAATTTCCGTCCCAACACTCAATGGAGAGAAAAAAATAAAAATTCGCGCCGGTACACAAAGTGGTGAACGAATTGAAATAAAAGGTGAAGGAATTATTGGGAAAAACAACAAGCGTGGAAGTCAATTTGTAAAATTAATTGTAACAACGCCTCAAAACCTTACAGAAAAAGAAATCTCACTTTTCCGTGAACTTGAAAAAAGTGGAAGAATCTGAATCTCCATTCTGGTGGCAGGTTTCTATTGTCATCCCTTCTTATCTAAAAGATGATGTCTCTTGCATACTTGCAGAGGAAATGACCAACGGCATTATTGAAAAATCTTATCGAAATTCAAAAAATAGACTTTCCCTTCAAGCTTTTTTTGCTCAAAACGACTTTGATGAAAA
Encoded proteins:
- the dnaJ gene encoding molecular chaperone DnaJ, coding for MENRNFYEILGVSHDATESEIKRAYRKLAIKFHPDKNNGSKKYINRFLEVAAAYEVLSDAKKRKEYNALLLSSKGNISNDVFEVYKRSFNGFSSLFNDIYNDFVGFYNKKDILKKKKGGDIKLTTDITLHQAAFGTKKTIEYDAFRKCTLCNGSGAIYEKDKSLCPSCAGVGIIEYEHGFFKVQRICRECEGDGFIIKNPCHNCNGDGRVKKKIKKTFKIPPGIESKSSLRISNKGNVGIRGGKAGDLYLYINVLEHEFFKRNGNDINCEVPISFTKAALGGVISVPTLNGEKKIKIRAGTQSGERIEIKGEGIIGKNNKRGSQFVKLIVTTPQNLTEKEISLFRELEKSGRI